One part of the Tunicatimonas pelagia genome encodes these proteins:
- a CDS encoding ABC transporter permease translates to MNKQPSPPKYILRFFRWFCHPELHRYIEGDLLELYEERIKASGRRKANIKFALDVLLLFRPSIIKSVSASYQPNHYSMFKNYFKTSYRNMVRSKLFTTINVVGLAVSMSVGLLMVAFISDLLSYDNFHKKKDRIYRVITTNQPDNGPAMNLASTSIKAGYQIRETISNVDTLTILRRGFSGDAAVGDHTVPLQALWADHSFFNVFTYPLLQGDPATALAEPYSLVLTEPAAEKLFGRTDVVGQSVTFDTVNYLVTGVVPATPKLSHLQFEALVSFATFELQNQQADEDATGWENIFMNHVYLLLPQGQSRQALQASLDQLSDAENTAIQNRRFMLSLQPLSKISIGSTLTNEIGKSVNNIALWVLLGLTFVVILSACFNYANLSMARALKRSREVGIRKVVGARKSQVISQFLTEAVMVSVLALVGSFGLFLLLKQQFTALHSYIDKHVVLDLSPTLLLSFGLLAVVIGMMAGVLPAVFFSQIKVLHVLKGLPAFRAFRRVTMRKSLIVTQYTFSLMFITATIIGYHQYQNFLAFDLGFNTENVLNIDLQGNQAELLTQKLAALPAVSEISQSALVSSLGSAWSTHLKYQDPNDSTSVWQNFVDEHYLPLHAYSMVAGKNFTSNQQSQAIVNEKLLQRFGIGENDPSQALGEVITLDGEETEIVGVVKDFHYETLEDAIKPVVFRYSSDPGRYLNVKISATNWPETLENIERAWKELDPVHPLNAKLYDDQLAHSYSPYVMMVKVIGFLAFLAVLISSIGLFGMVVFTTETKRKEISIRKVLGAGEGSLMYLLSKSFFNLLIISALIALPITYLFFDQVVLSNVAYHSPIGLKELLTGLVGVLTIALLMIGSQTIRAVRVNPAKTLSEE, encoded by the coding sequence ATGAATAAACAACCTTCACCACCCAAATATATACTTCGTTTTTTCCGCTGGTTCTGTCACCCAGAGTTGCATAGATATATTGAAGGGGATCTGCTGGAACTGTACGAAGAGCGGATAAAAGCATCAGGAAGACGAAAAGCCAACATCAAGTTTGCCCTAGATGTTTTGCTGCTATTTCGTCCCAGTATCATAAAATCAGTGAGTGCCTCTTACCAACCTAATCACTACAGTATGTTTAAGAATTATTTTAAAACTTCCTACCGCAATATGGTGCGGAGCAAGCTATTCACGACCATCAATGTGGTGGGGCTGGCCGTTAGCATGTCGGTCGGCTTATTGATGGTTGCCTTCATTTCCGACTTACTATCCTATGATAATTTTCATAAGAAAAAAGACCGAATCTACCGGGTGATTACCACGAACCAACCGGATAACGGACCCGCTATGAACCTGGCATCTACCTCAATAAAGGCCGGATATCAAATACGGGAAACCATATCAAACGTGGACACATTGACAATACTCCGCCGGGGGTTTAGTGGTGATGCCGCGGTGGGCGATCATACAGTGCCCTTGCAGGCATTATGGGCCGATCATTCATTTTTCAACGTGTTCACCTATCCCCTACTACAGGGTGATCCCGCCACGGCACTAGCCGAACCTTATTCGTTAGTGTTGACCGAGCCGGCGGCGGAAAAACTATTCGGAAGAACAGATGTGGTGGGGCAGTCGGTGACATTTGACACGGTTAACTATCTGGTTACGGGGGTGGTGCCCGCTACGCCCAAACTCTCTCATCTTCAATTCGAGGCGTTAGTATCATTTGCTACCTTTGAGCTTCAAAATCAGCAGGCCGATGAGGATGCTACTGGGTGGGAAAACATTTTCATGAATCATGTTTACCTCCTACTACCCCAAGGTCAGAGCCGTCAAGCTCTACAGGCCAGCCTGGATCAATTGAGTGACGCTGAAAATACCGCGATCCAAAACCGGAGGTTCATGCTCTCCCTACAACCATTAAGTAAAATTTCCATTGGGAGTACCTTAACGAATGAAATAGGCAAATCGGTGAATAATATCGCCTTGTGGGTACTGCTCGGGCTGACATTTGTCGTAATCCTCTCCGCTTGTTTCAACTACGCCAATCTCTCTATGGCCAGAGCTTTAAAGCGTTCTCGGGAGGTAGGTATCCGAAAAGTAGTGGGGGCTAGAAAAAGCCAGGTAATTAGTCAGTTTCTCACTGAGGCAGTCATGGTTTCAGTATTGGCACTGGTTGGCTCTTTTGGATTGTTCTTGCTGTTAAAACAACAGTTTACTGCTTTACACTCCTATATCGACAAACATGTAGTCCTTGACCTCTCCCCTACCTTACTATTGTCGTTTGGCCTGTTAGCAGTAGTTATCGGTATGATGGCCGGGGTGTTACCCGCTGTATTTTTTTCTCAAATAAAAGTACTACACGTGCTGAAGGGGCTTCCGGCATTTCGGGCGTTCCGACGGGTTACAATGCGTAAATCGCTGATCGTCACGCAGTATACTTTTTCACTTATGTTTATTACTGCTACCATAATCGGCTATCATCAATACCAAAATTTTTTGGCTTTTGACCTGGGCTTCAACACTGAAAACGTGTTGAACATTGATTTGCAGGGCAACCAGGCGGAACTTCTTACGCAAAAGCTTGCCGCACTACCAGCCGTAAGCGAAATTTCACAATCCGCCCTGGTGAGCAGTCTGGGCAGTGCGTGGAGTACCCATTTAAAATATCAAGATCCCAACGACTCTACGAGTGTGTGGCAAAACTTTGTGGATGAGCATTATTTACCGCTTCATGCCTATTCTATGGTAGCAGGCAAAAATTTCACATCTAATCAACAGAGCCAAGCTATCGTCAATGAGAAGTTGCTGCAACGCTTTGGAATTGGGGAAAATGATCCTTCTCAGGCATTGGGCGAAGTGATAACCTTGGATGGTGAAGAGACAGAAATTGTAGGGGTCGTAAAAGACTTTCATTACGAAACGTTGGAAGATGCGATAAAGCCCGTGGTTTTTCGTTACTCTTCCGATCCTGGCCGATACCTTAACGTAAAAATTTCAGCTACCAACTGGCCGGAAACGTTAGAAAACATTGAACGAGCCTGGAAGGAGCTAGATCCGGTTCATCCGTTAAACGCAAAGTTGTATGATGACCAACTAGCACACAGCTATAGTCCCTACGTAATGATGGTAAAGGTGATTGGCTTTCTGGCGTTCTTAGCCGTACTCATTTCTTCCATAGGATTGTTCGGAATGGTAGTGTTTACTACCGAGACTAAACGTAAGGAAATCAGCATCCGTAAAGTGTTGGGTGCTGGTGAGGGCAGTTTAATGTATTTATTAAGCAAAAGCTTTTTCAACTTACTAATCATTTCGGCTCTTATTGCCCTACCTATCACCTACCTGTTTTTCGATCAAGTAGTGCTCTCTAATGTAGCTTACCATTCGCCGATTGGGTTAAAGGAGCTATTGACTGGTCTGGTGGGAGTATTGACAATAGCACTGTTAATGATTGGCTCCCAAACAATAAGAGCAGTTCGGGTAAACCCTGCTAAAACCCTGAGTGAGGAATAG
- a CDS encoding retropepsin-like aspartic protease, with product MRLILIIISFLLSTNTAVYAQDRYEYIDIHTMRDQPIVKGTINGKEAFFLLDTGADVSLIHINDAKRYGFSYHTRHSRQGFRVTGLGASVKGLVGVYGMNLEIGSQKIIDDYIAVDLSNIIRTLHTGSTVRISGIIGCKALRLHGFVIDYHHKKVKMKLPSSK from the coding sequence ATGCGGTTGATCCTCATCATTATCAGCTTTCTATTAAGTACCAATACGGCCGTTTATGCTCAAGATAGGTACGAATACATTGACATTCATACTATGCGCGATCAACCAATTGTGAAAGGTACCATCAACGGCAAGGAAGCTTTCTTTTTGCTAGATACTGGAGCGGATGTAAGCCTGATTCACATTAATGACGCTAAACGTTACGGTTTTTCCTACCATACCCGACACTCCAGGCAAGGGTTTCGTGTCACCGGATTGGGAGCAAGTGTCAAGGGGTTAGTAGGAGTGTACGGTATGAATTTAGAGATAGGTTCCCAGAAAATTATTGACGATTATATTGCGGTAGACTTATCCAATATCATCCGTACTTTGCATACCGGCTCAACCGTGAGAATTAGCGGTATCATTGGCTGCAAAGCACTCCGACTGCATGGTTTCGTAATTGACTATCACCATAAGAAGGTCAAAATGAAGTTACCCTCCTCCAAATAA
- a CDS encoding ribbon-helix-helix domain-containing protein has translation MSRLSISFTKPNDDWLNAQVDSQEYKSKSDVVNDLIRQARREQEQIEIIRSKLIRAEQRGFTDQTPEQIREEVRKELRIDGIL, from the coding sequence ATGTCACGATTAAGTATATCTTTTACAAAACCCAATGACGACTGGCTGAACGCGCAAGTAGATAGCCAAGAGTATAAATCTAAAAGCGATGTGGTGAATGACCTCATTCGCCAAGCTCGCCGCGAACAGGAACAAATTGAAATTATTCGCTCCAAGTTAATCAGAGCCGAGCAGCGCGGTTTCACTGATCAAACGCCTGAGCAAATCCGAGAAGAAGTTCGAAAAGAACTGCGGATCGATGGCATCTTATAA
- a CDS encoding type II toxin-antitoxin system RelE/ParE family toxin — MASYKLTEEARDDLRDIYRYGVTQHGQTQADEYYDGLMDKFQYIAENPNFYQAVDYIRKTYRRCVYGEHSIFYRIIGNDVEIMTIIRAQNLPDKLQ, encoded by the coding sequence ATGGCATCTTATAAGCTAACTGAAGAAGCAAGAGACGATCTTCGGGATATTTATCGCTATGGTGTCACCCAGCATGGGCAAACCCAAGCCGATGAATATTATGATGGTCTGATGGACAAATTCCAATATATCGCCGAAAATCCTAATTTCTATCAGGCGGTTGATTATATTCGTAAAACCTACCGCCGTTGTGTTTACGGTGAGCACAGTATTTTTTATCGTATAATAGGTAACGATGTTGAAATTATGACGATCATTCGTGCTCAAAACTTACCAGATAAGCTCCAGTAG